A window of bacterium genomic DNA:
GTGTTCTTGAACAAGAATATGCGCAAACTGAATGACTTTTCTGTCCGGTCCCTCTCTGTATATCTCAACGGAGTCTTTTTTCTCCAGAGAAGAAAGCACCGTGACTCCCCATACAAGACTCTCTTTTTTATGGGCTACGGCCGCGCGAAAAGATTCGCGACCACCCGAAGCATGAACGCTGAACATCCGCACACCGAGGCGCGACACTGCCGCCGATGCTCTCCCTACGGTGTTGGGTATATCGTGGAACTTGCCGTCAAAAAAGACCTTGGCGCCAAGGTCTTTAAGAAGTTGAATGGCTTTGGGCGCTCCCAGAGCAGTGATAAGTTCAAGCCCTATTTTTACGCATGCGACCTGGCCAATCAGCATCTCAACAAGCGACCGTGCTTTTTCCGGATCGCTAACATCGAGTGCAAGAATGATCCTGTTATCCTTCATCCCGTTAGAGGTAGATCGCGATCAAAAAAATAGTGCGACCTATCCACCGTATTTATTTTGTAATAAATTTGTTTATACCTTCAATTATGTAAGCGATTGCGACCTCTAACGGGATTCATTGCGGCGAAGTAAGAATCGTAGTTTTGTAATATACGCGGTTATCGATCCGCAGGTCAATATACTCAATTTTTTTATCCGTGCCTATCGCCGCCAGGGTCTTTTGTAGGGCATCAAGAACTTCTAGAGAGGGCTTGGAAATATTAAACATTAACCTCCAGTCCCCCACCATGTTCGCAGTCACATCCGGCATATTGTCCAGAAAAAAATCTTTCACGGCAAGCGCAAACCTGTCTCGGAGTGTGTTGCGTAGCATTGCAAGGGAAGCGAGGGAGGAACCGTCCATCACCGTATCCCCTAGCTTCAGTGGCAAGCTGCTTTTAAGAATGAAAACGAGGGTTCCGGAGGAGCTTGCGGCGTCGCGATAAAGTACTCCCTGGATATCCATCAGGTAGCAGGACATTGAGCCAGTCGAACACCACGTTGCTGCATACTCGCGTTCTTTCACATTAAGTCGGACAATGTGAGGAAAGGCCTTCGCGATGGCTACGGAGGCAAGCGCCGGAAAGCGGTTTTCAACCAGAGCCTGAAGATCTGCGGGGGATACGAAGAAATAGTTGTTGTTTATCGTAAGACCCCATGCAGTTTTCTCGCTCAAATACCCAAGGACTACCTCGCGAATATCCGCGTGATTTTCTATACCCCTAACTTCAATGCGGTCAATAGAAAAGATGTTTGAGAAAAAAAAATAATATGCTCCTCCGCCAATGATGCTTGAGGAAATAAAAAACCAAAAAAACATCTTTTTGAACAGCTGTTTGTATCTGAGGGGGTGACGGCGTTTCGCGACATAGGGATAGTAGGCCATGACGGTGCAAAATCAATATAAAATATTTAGGAATGTTTCAACGGTTTTTTACGGATGAAAAACCCTCGCTCTCTAACTCCTCCAGGATATCGTGAGGAATCGGAATGGCTTCTCGCACGGGACTTTTGCCCGGATATCGCCACGCGGTAATAATACGTTTCTTTTTTCCAACGCGCTGGTACATAAGCCAGACTTCGGAAGGTTTTTTGGTCTTCGGCTCCGGCTGCATCAGCGCGATGGTGCCCGTAGCGATGCCGACCTCGGAACGCTTTGGATTTCGTAAGATGCGCTTAATACGGCTTTGTGAGAGACGGTAAAATACCATCTTGCGTATGACATGATTCGTCCAAAGCAGTTTTGCGTCATTTTTCGGCAAGGTATTACGCGAGAGCATAGTTAAGAATCAACGCCGACCCCGTAAAACGCATAC
This region includes:
- a CDS encoding FtsQ-type POTRA domain-containing protein translates to MAYYPYVAKRRHPLRYKQLFKKMFFWFFISSSIIGGGAYYFFFSNIFSIDRIEVRGIENHADIREVVLGYLSEKTAWGLTINNNYFFVSPADLQALVENRFPALASVAIAKAFPHIVRLNVKEREYAATWCSTGSMSCYLMDIQGVLYRDAASSSGTLVFILKSSLPLKLGDTVMDGSSLASLAMLRNTLRDRFALAVKDFFLDNMPDVTANMVGDWRLMFNISKPSLEVLDALQKTLAAIGTDKKIEYIDLRIDNRVYYKTTILTSPQ
- the pyrF gene encoding orotidine-5'-phosphate decarboxylase, with translation MKDNRIILALDVSDPEKARSLVEMLIGQVACVKIGLELITALGAPKAIQLLKDLGAKVFFDGKFHDIPNTVGRASAAVSRLGVRMFSVHASGGRESFRAAVAHKKESLVWGVTVLSSLEKKDSVEIYREGPDRKVIQFAHILVQEHADGIICSPSEAALLRKQAAFEHMALATPGVRPSWASKNDQKRTLTPQEAIQAGADYLIIGRPITEASGDVGSPLEAVKRINAEIDSVITLEPRILI